A portion of the Rhodopseudomonas sp. BAL398 genome contains these proteins:
- the paaK gene encoding phenylacetate--CoA ligase PaaK, with product MASGNPQIKSASHYTPLLDDAERASRDEIMALQLKRLRWTLQHAYDNVAHYKAAFDARGVHPSDLKQLSDLANFPFTVKTDLRDNYPFGLFAVPREQVVRIHASSGTTGKPIVAGYTQADIETWSTVMARSIRAAGGRSGMIMHNAYGYGLFTGGLGAHYGAEKLGCTVVPVSGGMTERQVQLINDFRPDIITVTPSYMLVILDEFKRQKLDPRKSSLKFGIFGAEPWTNAMRAEIEQAFDLDATDIYGLSEVIGPGVAQECIETKDGLHVWEDHFFPEVVDPDSGAVLPEGEKGELVFTSLTKQAFPIIRYRTRDLTRLLPGTARPGMRRMEKITGRSDDMIILRGVNVFPTQIEEVLLGTQWCGGHFVIELTRSGRMDEMTVLAEARPEAWDGAGMMPHAERVAAYIKNTIGITAAIKVVAPDTLERSLGKARRVYDKRPKE from the coding sequence ATGGCGTCAGGCAATCCGCAAATCAAGTCGGCATCGCATTACACGCCGCTGCTCGACGACGCCGAGCGCGCCTCGCGCGACGAGATCATGGCGTTGCAGCTCAAACGGCTGCGCTGGACGCTGCAACACGCCTACGACAATGTCGCGCATTACAAAGCGGCGTTCGACGCCAGGGGCGTGCATCCGTCGGATCTCAAGCAGCTGTCGGACCTTGCCAATTTTCCGTTCACGGTGAAAACCGATCTACGCGACAACTACCCGTTCGGATTGTTCGCGGTGCCGCGCGAGCAAGTCGTGCGCATCCACGCCTCGTCCGGTACCACCGGCAAGCCGATCGTGGCCGGCTACACCCAGGCCGACATCGAGACGTGGTCGACCGTGATGGCGCGCTCGATCCGCGCCGCCGGCGGCCGCAGCGGCATGATCATGCACAACGCCTATGGCTACGGCCTGTTCACCGGCGGGCTCGGGGCGCATTACGGCGCCGAGAAGCTCGGCTGCACCGTGGTCCCGGTGTCGGGCGGCATGACCGAGCGGCAGGTGCAGCTGATCAATGATTTTCGCCCCGACATCATCACGGTGACGCCGAGCTACATGCTGGTGATCCTCGACGAGTTCAAGCGGCAGAAGCTCGATCCGCGCAAATCATCGTTGAAATTCGGCATTTTCGGCGCCGAGCCCTGGACTAATGCGATGCGCGCCGAAATCGAGCAGGCCTTCGACCTCGATGCCACCGACATCTATGGCCTGTCCGAAGTGATCGGACCCGGCGTCGCGCAGGAATGCATCGAGACCAAGGATGGGCTGCATGTCTGGGAGGATCATTTCTTCCCCGAAGTGGTCGATCCCGACAGCGGCGCCGTGTTACCCGAAGGCGAGAAGGGCGAGCTGGTGTTCACCTCGCTGACCAAGCAGGCGTTCCCGATCATCCGCTATCGCACCCGCGACCTGACCCGGTTGCTGCCGGGCACGGCGCGACCCGGAATGCGGCGGATGGAAAAGATCACCGGCCGCTCCGACGACATGATCATCTTGCGCGGCGTCAATGTGTTTCCAACCCAGATCGAGGAAGTGCTGCTCGGCACCCAATGGTGCGGCGGCCATTTCGTCATCGAGCTGACCCGCAGCGGCCGGATGGACGAAATGACCGTGCTGGCCGAGGCCCGCCCCGAGGCCTGGGACGGCGCCGGCATGATGCCGCACGCCGAACGCGTCGCCGCCTATATCAAGAACACCATCGGCATCACCGCGGCGATCAAGGTGGTGGCGCCCGACACGCTGGAGCGCTCGCTCGGCAAGGCAAGGCGGGTGTATGACAAGCGGCCGAAGGAGTGA
- a CDS encoding Zn-dependent alcohol dehydrogenase produces the protein MKAAVLHEVNKPLVIEDVSVQKPGPREVLIRTTVAGLCHSDLHFMEGLYPHPLPAVLGHESAGVVEQVGSDVTYVQPGDHVVTCLSVFCGTCDNCSTGRPVLCTDTTVKLLPGVSNRLSWARSEKLNQFLNLSSFAEQMLVHENAIVKIRRDMPLDLAALIGCGVITGFGAVVNTAKVAPGETVAVIGCGGVGMAAINGAEIAGAGRIIAIDTNPAKLQLATKLGATDIVDPANGDVVQQVRDLTNGGVHHAFEVLGRKETAEQAFAMLAPGGTATIVGMIPFGQKIELHGFDFLRERRIQGSSMGSNHFRVDMPRLVEFYLRGRLHLDDWISARLKLSEINEGFANMKAGKTVRSVIMFDA, from the coding sequence ATGAAGGCCGCCGTACTCCACGAAGTCAACAAGCCGCTGGTGATCGAAGACGTCAGCGTGCAGAAGCCAGGGCCGCGCGAGGTGCTGATCCGCACCACGGTGGCGGGGCTGTGCCATTCCGATCTGCATTTCATGGAGGGGCTGTATCCGCATCCGCTGCCGGCGGTGCTGGGCCATGAATCGGCCGGCGTGGTCGAGCAGGTCGGCTCCGACGTCACCTACGTGCAGCCGGGCGATCATGTCGTCACTTGCCTCTCGGTGTTTTGCGGCACCTGCGACAATTGCTCGACCGGGCGGCCGGTGCTGTGCACCGACACCACGGTGAAGCTGTTGCCAGGCGTCTCCAACCGCTTGAGCTGGGCGCGCTCGGAAAAGCTCAATCAGTTCTTGAATCTCTCCTCCTTCGCCGAGCAGATGCTGGTGCACGAAAACGCCATCGTCAAAATCCGCCGCGACATGCCGCTCGATCTCGCCGCTTTGATCGGCTGCGGCGTCATCACCGGCTTCGGCGCGGTGGTCAACACCGCCAAGGTTGCGCCGGGCGAAACCGTCGCGGTGATCGGCTGCGGCGGCGTCGGCATGGCGGCGATCAACGGCGCCGAGATCGCCGGCGCCGGGCGTATCATCGCCATCGACACCAATCCGGCAAAGCTGCAGCTTGCCACCAAGCTCGGCGCCACCGATATCGTCGATCCCGCCAATGGCGACGTGGTGCAGCAGGTCCGCGATCTGACCAATGGCGGCGTCCATCACGCCTTCGAGGTTCTGGGCCGCAAGGAGACCGCCGAGCAGGCCTTCGCGATGCTGGCGCCCGGCGGCACCGCGACCATTGTCGGCATGATTCCGTTCGGCCAGAAGATCGAGCTACACGGCTTCGACTTCCTACGCGAGCGCCGCATCCAGGGCTCGTCGATGGGCTCCAACCATTTCCGCGTCGACATGCCGCGACTGGTCGAATTCTATCTGCGCGGCCGGCTGCATCTCGATGACTGGATCTCGGCGCGGCTGAAGCTGAGCGAGATCAACGAAGGCTTTGCCAATATGAAGGCCGGCAAGACGGTGCGCAGCGTGATCATGTTCGACGCCTGA
- the paaI gene encoding hydroxyphenylacetyl-CoA thioesterase PaaI, protein MWQDDHASKGLGMEIVAVSAGSATLAMTITAAMVNGHGIAHGGFIFTLADSAFAFACNSYDERTVAAQGNISFIRPGRLGDRLIAHAREISRSGRSGIYDIRVTSNGVTIAELRGHSRSIGGALLPSEPNPNADKG, encoded by the coding sequence ATGTGGCAGGACGACCACGCCAGCAAGGGCCTCGGCATGGAGATCGTCGCGGTGAGCGCCGGCTCCGCGACGCTGGCGATGACCATCACCGCCGCGATGGTCAACGGCCATGGCATCGCCCATGGCGGCTTTATCTTCACCCTGGCGGATTCGGCCTTTGCCTTCGCCTGCAACTCATACGACGAGCGCACCGTGGCGGCGCAAGGCAACATCAGCTTCATCCGTCCCGGCAGGCTCGGCGATCGCCTCATCGCCCATGCGCGCGAGATCTCGCGCAGCGGTCGCTCCGGAATTTACGACATTCGCGTCACCTCGAACGGCGTCACCATCGCCGAGCTGCGCGGCCATTCCCGCAGCATCGGCGGCGCGTTGCTGCCGTCCGAACCCAACCCAAATGCTGACAAAGGATGA
- the paaE gene encoding 1,2-phenylacetyl-CoA epoxidase subunit PaaE, with amino-acid sequence MNIAASIPRFHPLTISDLRRESSDAISLAFTIPPELADLYRFAPGQYLTLRTQMDGEEVRRSYSICSGPDDGELRIAVKKVDGGAFSVWANDELKTGDSIEVMTPTGRFGVAHAPDDVRTYVGFAAGSGITPLLSLLKGVLAREPHSRFFLFYGNRSTDHILFRDALEDLKDRHMQRLSVFHVISQEEQDVPVMQGRLDAEKVKLLLRAIVPASSVDHVFICGPTGMSDDVEAACRDLGIAEDRIHVERFVSGLGGKPRPKAPIVPGAPPKAMATLTIDGKTREIPVAEGESILDAALRAGMDLPFACKGGMCSTCRAKLVEGEARMELNYSLEPWETQAGFILTCQARPLTDKVVVDYDHL; translated from the coding sequence ATGAACATCGCCGCATCGATTCCCCGTTTTCATCCGCTGACCATCAGCGACCTGCGCCGCGAGTCCAGCGACGCGATCTCGCTGGCCTTCACGATTCCGCCCGAGCTCGCCGATCTTTATCGCTTCGCGCCGGGGCAATATCTGACCCTGCGCACCCAGATGGACGGCGAGGAGGTGCGGCGCTCCTATTCGATCTGCTCCGGTCCCGACGACGGCGAATTGCGGATCGCGGTGAAGAAGGTCGATGGCGGCGCGTTTTCTGTCTGGGCGAACGACGAGCTGAAGACCGGCGACAGCATCGAGGTGATGACGCCGACCGGGCGGTTCGGCGTCGCGCACGCGCCGGACGACGTCCGCACCTATGTGGGCTTCGCCGCCGGATCCGGCATCACCCCGCTCCTGTCGCTGCTCAAGGGCGTGCTGGCGCGCGAGCCGCATAGCCGGTTCTTTCTGTTCTATGGCAATCGCTCGACGGATCACATCCTGTTTCGCGACGCGCTCGAAGACCTCAAGGACCGCCACATGCAGCGGCTGTCGGTGTTCCATGTGATCTCGCAGGAGGAGCAGGACGTCCCCGTGATGCAGGGCCGGCTCGACGCCGAGAAGGTCAAGCTGCTGCTGCGCGCGATCGTGCCGGCGTCGAGCGTCGATCACGTCTTCATCTGCGGCCCGACCGGAATGAGCGACGACGTCGAGGCGGCCTGCCGCGACCTTGGCATCGCCGAGGATCGCATCCATGTCGAACGCTTCGTCTCCGGCCTCGGCGGCAAGCCGCGGCCGAAAGCGCCGATCGTGCCTGGCGCGCCGCCGAAGGCGATGGCGACGCTGACCATCGACGGCAAGACCCGCGAGATCCCCGTCGCAGAAGGAGAGTCGATCCTCGACGCCGCGCTACGCGCCGGCATGGACCTGCCCTTCGCCTGCAAGGGCGGCATGTGCTCGACCTGCCGCGCCAAGCTGGTCGAGGGCGAGGCCAGGATGGAGCTGAACTACTCGCTGGAGCCGTGGGAAACCCAGGCCGGCTTCATTCTGACATGTCAGGCGCGGCCGCTGACCGACAAGGTCGTGGTGGACTACGATCATCTGTAG
- a CDS encoding SDR family NAD(P)-dependent oxidoreductase, translating into MNLPKYQTALIVGAGDGLSASLARLFARQGLKVALAARNADKLAALCAETGASAYACDATDAGAVERLFGEVERDLGAPDVVVYNASGRARGAFVDLVAADVAQAIAVSGFGGFLVAQQAARRMLPQAHGAILFTGASASVKGYAQSAPFAMGKFALRGLAQAMARELSPQGIHVAHFVIDGGIRSTARPERMEPAGRPDSMLDPDAIALSYWNVLQQPRSAWSWELELRPWVEKF; encoded by the coding sequence GTGAATCTTCCAAAGTACCAAACCGCGCTGATCGTCGGCGCCGGCGATGGGCTCAGCGCGTCGCTGGCGCGGCTGTTCGCGCGCCAGGGCCTCAAGGTGGCGCTCGCCGCCCGCAACGCCGACAAGCTCGCCGCGCTCTGCGCCGAGACCGGCGCCAGCGCTTATGCGTGCGATGCCACCGATGCGGGCGCGGTCGAGCGGCTGTTCGGTGAGGTCGAGCGCGATCTCGGCGCGCCCGATGTCGTGGTCTACAATGCCAGCGGCCGCGCTCGCGGCGCCTTTGTCGATCTGGTCGCCGCCGATGTCGCGCAGGCGATCGCGGTCTCCGGCTTCGGCGGCTTCCTGGTGGCGCAACAGGCAGCGCGGCGGATGCTGCCGCAGGCGCATGGCGCGATCCTGTTCACCGGGGCCTCGGCCAGCGTCAAGGGCTATGCGCAATCGGCGCCGTTCGCGATGGGCAAATTTGCGCTGCGCGGATTGGCGCAAGCGATGGCGCGCGAATTGTCGCCGCAGGGCATTCATGTCGCGCATTTCGTGATCGACGGCGGCATCCGCAGCACGGCGCGACCGGAGCGGATGGAGCCCGCAGGCCGACCGGATTCGATGCTCGACCCCGACGCCATTGCGCTCAGCTACTGGAACGTGCTGCAGCAGCCGCGCAGCGCCTGGAGCTGGGAGCTGGAGCTACGGCCCTGGGTCGAGAAATTCTAG
- the paaB gene encoding 1,2-phenylacetyl-CoA epoxidase subunit PaaB: MSTPNMALWEVFIRSRNGLAHKHVGSLHAPDATLALQAARDLYTRRGEGLSIWVVPSNAITASDPADKEMLFEPAESKIYRHPTFYDVPDEVGHM, encoded by the coding sequence ATGAGCACGCCCAACATGGCGCTGTGGGAAGTCTTCATTCGCAGCCGGAACGGGCTGGCGCACAAACATGTCGGCTCGCTGCACGCGCCCGATGCCACGCTGGCGCTGCAGGCCGCGCGCGACCTCTATACGCGGCGCGGCGAGGGGCTGTCGATCTGGGTGGTGCCGTCGAACGCCATCACCGCCTCGGACCCGGCCGACAAGGAGATGCTGTTCGAGCCCGCCGAATCCAAGATCTATCGCCATCCGACCTTCTACGACGTGCCCGACGAGGTCGGGCATATGTGA
- the paaA gene encoding 1,2-phenylacetyl-CoA epoxidase subunit PaaA produces the protein MYTQALNSSDGDDRSLEDAGRAARFQARIDAEERIEPNDWMPAAYRRTLTRQISQHAHSEIVGMLPEGNWITRAPSLRRKAALLAKVQDECGHGLYLYAAAETLGSSREELVDLMLSGKAKYSSIFNYPTLTWADIGAIGWLVDGAAIMNQIPLCRCSYGPYARAMIRVCKEESFHQRQGYEIMLTLARGSAEQKAMAQDALNRWWWPCLMMFGPPDQASQHSDASTRWKIKRFSNDELRQKFVDATVPQAHYLGLTIPDPAMTKDEAGHWRYGAIDWDEFNQVLAGNGPCNKDRLAARRKAHDDGAWVREAAVAYAAKRKNRQAA, from the coding sequence ATGTACACCCAGGCGCTCAACAGCTCCGATGGCGATGACCGCAGCCTCGAGGATGCCGGCCGCGCGGCGCGGTTTCAGGCGCGGATCGACGCCGAGGAGCGGATCGAGCCGAATGACTGGATGCCGGCGGCCTATCGCCGGACGCTGACGCGGCAGATCTCGCAGCACGCCCATTCGGAAATCGTCGGCATGCTGCCGGAGGGCAATTGGATCACCCGCGCGCCGTCGCTGCGCCGCAAGGCCGCTCTGCTCGCCAAGGTGCAGGACGAATGCGGTCATGGCCTTTATCTCTACGCCGCCGCGGAGACGCTCGGCTCCTCGCGCGAGGAACTGGTCGACCTGATGCTGAGCGGCAAGGCGAAGTATTCGTCGATCTTCAACTACCCGACCCTGACCTGGGCCGATATCGGCGCGATCGGCTGGCTGGTCGACGGCGCGGCGATCATGAACCAGATCCCGCTGTGCCGCTGCTCCTACGGCCCCTATGCGCGGGCGATGATCCGGGTCTGCAAGGAAGAATCGTTCCATCAGCGCCAGGGCTACGAGATCATGCTGACGCTGGCGCGCGGCTCCGCCGAGCAAAAGGCGATGGCGCAGGATGCGCTTAATCGCTGGTGGTGGCCATGCCTGATGATGTTCGGCCCGCCCGATCAGGCCAGCCAGCACAGTGACGCCTCGACGCGCTGGAAGATCAAGCGCTTTTCCAATGACGAGCTGCGGCAGAAATTCGTCGATGCCACGGTGCCGCAGGCGCATTATCTCGGCCTCACGATCCCGGATCCCGCCATGACCAAGGATGAAGCCGGGCATTGGCGCTACGGCGCCATCGATTGGGACGAATTCAACCAGGTGCTCGCCGGCAATGGTCCCTGTAATAAGGATCGGCTGGCGGCGCGGCGTAAGGCCCATGACGACGGCGCCTGGGTGCGCGAGGCGGCGGTCGCTTACGCAGCCAAGCGCAAGAACAGACAAGCGGCTTAA
- the paaC gene encoding 1,2-phenylacetyl-CoA epoxidase subunit PaaC codes for MPATSIEIADDPLFTYALRRADDALIIGHRLSEWCGHAPMLEEDMALANIALDLLGQARELYQYAAKVEGKGNDEDRLAYLRDERQYRNLLLAEQPNGDFARTITRQLFYSAFADPYWRAMMASNDPTLAAIAAKSEKESAYHLRHAAEWMIRLGDGTDESHDRAQQAVEHLWAFTGEMFEADAGERGLIDAGIAIDPASLRAQWTATISAVLTEATLAVPSNGWMQQGGRAGRHSEHLGHLLAELQYTQRAFPGLTW; via the coding sequence ATGCCCGCCACCTCGATCGAGATCGCCGACGACCCGCTGTTCACCTACGCGCTGCGCCGCGCCGATGACGCGTTGATCATCGGCCATCGGCTGTCGGAATGGTGCGGACATGCGCCGATGCTGGAGGAGGACATGGCGCTGGCCAATATCGCGCTCGACCTGCTCGGCCAGGCCCGCGAACTCTATCAATACGCCGCCAAAGTTGAAGGCAAAGGCAATGACGAGGATCGCCTCGCTTATCTGCGCGACGAGCGGCAGTACCGCAATCTGCTGCTGGCCGAACAGCCCAATGGCGATTTCGCCCGCACCATCACCCGGCAATTGTTCTACTCGGCCTTCGCCGATCCGTATTGGCGGGCGATGATGGCCTCCAACGATCCAACGCTGGCGGCGATCGCGGCGAAATCCGAAAAGGAGAGCGCCTATCATCTGCGCCATGCCGCCGAATGGATGATCCGGCTCGGCGACGGCACCGATGAGAGCCATGACCGCGCGCAGCAGGCGGTCGAACATCTGTGGGCGTTCACCGGCGAGATGTTCGAGGCCGACGCCGGCGAGCGCGGGCTGATCGATGCCGGCATCGCCATCGATCCGGCCAGCCTGCGCGCGCAATGGACCGCGACGATTTCCGCGGTGCTGACCGAGGCGACGCTCGCCGTGCCGAGCAATGGTTGGATGCAGCAGGGCGGGCGCGCCGGCCGCCACAGCGAACATCTCGGCCATCTGCTGGCCGAATTGCAATATACCCAGCGGGCCTTTCCGGGGCTGACATGGTGA
- a CDS encoding acyl-CoA dehydrogenase family protein, producing MLAGNRIQQTIDAPARANLIAPDTSGMNFYRADPALSDLLRIHLPAKLFAHIEPHLDRLGALCGGPLDEAARLADRHGPVLHQRDRFGRDAQYIEYHPAYRELEDAAFGEFGIHALSHRKGIMGWPDTYPVVAKHAFTFLFNQAEFGMGCPINVTDGAAKLLSNYGDAALKEKYLDGLTQTDITKLTQGGQFMTEKEGGSDVGTLTTTAVQEGDHWRLTGEKWFCSNADAKVVMLLARPQGAGPGTRGVGLFLMPRFLDDGAPNYYRIVRLKDKLGTRSMASGEIKLEGAIAYAVGRLDRGFAQMAEMVNSSRLSNGVKSTALMRRAQHDAMAVARGRVVFGSRIVDLPLARRQLLKIMLATEQALSMSFLTADALDRAEAGSQDAAALLRILTPTLKFRATRDARKVCGDALEMRGGIGYVEEFATARLLRDAHLGSIWEGTGNIVAIDALKRAVGRHGAESALAADLHARLDDCASVPQAWRDRLRALVDQSIGFAREVAGRAENEADARRATSTLYHVASAVALAWEGARIDAMRGDARRVLLSRLVVDHRLHAPDPFALSNGATEFAIAELLLGDDSAGMKEVGALLTA from the coding sequence ATGTTGGCAGGAAACAGGATTCAGCAGACGATCGATGCGCCGGCGCGTGCCAATCTGATCGCGCCCGATACTTCGGGCATGAATTTCTACCGCGCCGATCCGGCGCTGAGCGATCTGCTGCGCATCCATCTGCCGGCCAAGCTGTTTGCCCATATCGAACCGCATCTCGACCGGCTTGGCGCGCTATGCGGCGGTCCGCTCGACGAGGCGGCGCGGCTCGCCGACCGTCACGGCCCGGTGCTGCATCAGCGCGACCGCTTCGGCCGCGACGCGCAATATATCGAGTATCACCCGGCCTATCGCGAGCTGGAGGACGCCGCCTTCGGCGAGTTCGGTATTCACGCGCTGTCGCACCGCAAGGGCATCATGGGCTGGCCCGACACCTATCCGGTGGTGGCCAAGCACGCCTTCACCTTCCTGTTCAACCAAGCCGAATTCGGCATGGGCTGCCCGATCAACGTCACCGACGGCGCCGCCAAGCTGCTGTCGAACTACGGCGACGCCGCGCTGAAGGAGAAATATCTCGACGGCCTGACCCAGACCGACATCACCAAGCTGACGCAAGGCGGTCAGTTCATGACCGAGAAGGAGGGCGGCTCCGACGTCGGCACGCTGACCACGACCGCGGTGCAGGAGGGGGATCATTGGCGCCTCACCGGCGAGAAATGGTTCTGCTCCAATGCCGACGCCAAAGTGGTGATGCTGCTGGCGCGGCCGCAAGGCGCTGGCCCCGGCACCCGCGGCGTCGGCCTGTTCCTGATGCCGCGCTTTCTCGACGACGGCGCGCCCAATTATTATCGGATCGTGCGGCTGAAGGACAAGCTGGGCACCCGTTCGATGGCCTCGGGCGAGATCAAGCTGGAAGGCGCGATCGCCTACGCGGTCGGCCGACTCGACCGCGGCTTCGCCCAGATGGCCGAGATGGTGAATTCGTCGCGGCTGTCGAACGGCGTCAAGTCGACCGCCTTGATGCGCCGCGCGCAGCACGATGCCATGGCGGTGGCGCGCGGCCGCGTGGTGTTCGGTAGCCGCATCGTTGATCTGCCGCTGGCGCGGCGGCAATTGCTGAAGATCATGCTGGCGACCGAGCAGGCGCTGTCGATGAGCTTCCTCACCGCCGACGCGCTCGATCGCGCCGAGGCCGGCAGCCAGGACGCCGCGGCGCTGCTGCGGATTCTGACGCCGACGCTGAAATTCCGCGCCACCCGCGACGCCCGCAAGGTCTGCGGCGACGCTTTGGAGATGCGCGGCGGCATCGGCTATGTCGAGGAATTCGCCACCGCGCGGCTGTTGCGCGACGCCCATCTCGGCTCGATCTGGGAAGGCACCGGCAATATCGTGGCGATCGACGCGCTCAAGCGCGCCGTCGGCCGCCACGGCGCGGAATCGGCGCTGGCCGCCGATCTGCATGCCAGGCTCGATGATTGCGCCAGCGTGCCCCAGGCCTGGCGCGACCGGCTGCGCGCTCTGGTCGACCAATCGATTGGCTTTGCCCGCGAGGTCGCCGGGCGTGCCGAGAACGAGGCCGATGCGCGCCGCGCCACCAGCACATTGTATCATGTCGCCAGCGCGGTGGCGTTAGCCTGGGAAGGCGCGCGGATCGACGCGATGCGTGGCGACGCCCGCCGGGTGCTGCTGTCGCGGTTGGTGGTCGATCATCGCCTGCACGCGCCCGATCCGTTCGCGCTCAGCAACGGCGCCACCGAATTCGCCATCGCCGAATTGCTGCTCGGCGACGATTCCGCCGGCATGAAGGAGGTGGGAGCGCTGCTGACGGCGTGA
- a CDS encoding TetR/AcrR family transcriptional regulator, with product MARTRANDYDQKRLGILSRSAKLFAEHGYTGTSITMIADACGVSKALMYHYYSSKDAVLFDLLSDHLQQLLAVVDSAAASEGDAEQRLFAISAALLEAYRGADAEHQVQISSLKLLPPAQQESLKALERRMVAVVSDAIANAVPAAADKPELLKPLTMSLFGMLNWHYLWFRDGKGITRETYARMVTGLVVSGAEPAMAAIAPGMMPNGAPVRKKADRSRAALAGRAG from the coding sequence ATGGCGCGAACGCGAGCGAATGACTACGACCAGAAGCGGCTCGGAATTCTGAGCCGCTCGGCAAAACTATTCGCCGAGCACGGCTATACCGGCACCTCGATCACCATGATCGCCGACGCCTGCGGCGTCTCCAAGGCGCTGATGTATCACTATTACAGCTCCAAGGACGCGGTGCTGTTCGACCTGCTGTCGGATCATCTGCAACAGCTCCTCGCCGTTGTGGATAGTGCGGCGGCGTCGGAGGGCGACGCCGAACAAAGGCTGTTTGCGATTTCGGCCGCGCTGCTCGAAGCCTATCGCGGCGCCGATGCCGAGCATCAGGTGCAGATCTCGAGCCTGAAGCTGCTGCCGCCGGCGCAGCAGGAATCACTGAAGGCGCTGGAACGCCGGATGGTCGCAGTGGTGTCGGACGCCATCGCCAACGCGGTCCCCGCCGCCGCCGACAAGCCGGAGCTGTTGAAGCCGCTGACGATGTCGCTGTTCGGCATGCTGAACTGGCACTATCTGTGGTTTCGCGACGGCAAGGGCATCACCCGCGAGACCTACGCCAGAATGGTCACCGGCCTCGTCGTCTCCGGCGCCGAACCGGCGATGGCGGCGATCGCGCCGGGCATGATGCCCAATGGCGCGCCGGTGCGAAAGAAGGCCGACAGGTCACGCGCGGCGCTGGCCGGGCGCGCCGGCTAG
- the paaD gene encoding 1,2-phenylacetyl-CoA epoxidase subunit PaaD codes for MVTLALSDCDLRQRAWDAAASVVDPEIPVLSIADLGVLRDVSVHDGKVEVAITPTYSGCPAMTMIALEVELALAREGFADARVRIVLAPAWTTDWMSDDGRRKLQDYGIAPPQPASGRRALFGVEQVACPQCGSLETEVLSEFGSTSCKALWRCKACREPFDYFKCH; via the coding sequence ATGGTGACGCTCGCACTCAGCGATTGCGACCTGCGCCAGCGCGCCTGGGACGCCGCCGCAAGCGTGGTCGATCCAGAAATCCCGGTGTTGAGCATTGCCGATCTCGGTGTGCTGCGCGACGTCTCGGTGCATGACGGCAAGGTCGAGGTCGCGATCACGCCGACCTATTCGGGCTGCCCGGCGATGACCATGATCGCGCTGGAGGTCGAGCTGGCGCTGGCGCGCGAAGGCTTTGCCGACGCCCGGGTCCGCATCGTGCTGGCGCCGGCCTGGACCACCGACTGGATGAGCGACGACGGTCGTCGCAAACTGCAGGATTACGGCATCGCGCCGCCGCAGCCGGCGTCCGGCCGCCGCGCATTGTTCGGCGTCGAGCAGGTGGCGTGTCCGCAATGCGGCTCGCTCGAGACCGAGGTGCTGTCCGAATTCGGCTCGACCTCCTGCAAGGCGCTGTGGCGTTGCAAGGCCTGCCGTGAACCGTTCGACTACTTCAAGTGTCATTGA